A window from Melitaea cinxia chromosome 5, ilMelCinx1.1, whole genome shotgun sequence encodes these proteins:
- the LOC123653475 gene encoding patched domain-containing protein 3 isoform X1, with the protein MGCKLTFVDDILNKSFYKLGLIVGKQPGYFIIIPVLLTLLMITGYQRVHYEMDPEYLFSPVSGQGKLERRIVEEHFKVNYSHRFNVGRITRAGRFGRVIIISKDNITNMLRTEVWNELRQLDEYVQNITVTLDNGETFTYSEECARWEGQCFTNDILNLDKIIGEVERGELNLTFPIMFNPVTWEAHAFPVFFGGSKVVDDIIESVPAVQLVWFLRTDTKLQEQRGAAWEDAFLDAVGVAEDTGRFKHISISRFASRTLDHELEKNTRTVIPFFSSTFILMGIFSIVTCMMGDWVRSKPWLGLLGNISAVMATAAAFGCAIYLGISFIGINLAAPFLMIGIGIDDTFVMLAAWRRTAPTLPVPERMAIMLSEAAVSITITSVTDMLSFFIGIFSPFPSVQIFCMYSGLAVCFTFVWHLTFFAGCVAVSGYREKQNRHTITMLKVLPESRARKEEKSWLYRIFCSGGIDSADPNNPIDNKEHCIMAFFRTTMANLLNNNIVKALVIVIFLAYLAGAGYGVTNLKEGLERKKLSKVDSYSVEFFDREDLYYREFPYRIQVVISGNYNYSDPKIQDEVETLTQKLENTSYISNSLYTESWLRTFVTYVERNNDYLNVTIDNEEDFIQNLKELWLFPANPFSLDVKFNEAGNSIIASRFLIQAINISGTNHEKEMVKHLREIVAQSPLNASVFHPYFVFFDQFELVRPTSIQNLCYGALMMMITSFIFIPNILCSLWVAFSIISIEVGVVGYMALWDINLDSISMINLIMCIGFSVDFTAHICYAYMASKAKHPKQRVSECLYSLGLPILQGSFSTILGVVALLLADSYIFSVFFKMVFMVIFFGAMHGLFLLPVLLSLFGPGSCTRHEEEFKISKVEKCFPNPYCLPHPQLVLNDQIYNGKNINPNGVYKIYGDDKDLGIGTSGEDTSESSSNQSQRRNIGNNENSRKKYEDGWKKYNNYCQSTSQFQPSGELDFYGYESDRTWQRRRGSNNRVDNYKNQGHRNNDVVRTRKTSDTSSQREGTYRVMRTHSHHNLHRPRAPRRTNSHHNLEHIDYVAEMHFP; encoded by the exons ATGGGTTGCAAGCTTACATTTGTGGATGACATCCTAAACAAATCGTTCTACAAGCTCGGGCTAATAGTCGGCAAACAACCAGGCTACTTTATCATTATACCAGTCCTTCTAACACTGCTCATGATCACCGGTTACCAGCGTGTGCACTATGAAATGGACCCTGAATATCTGTTTTCACCCGTTAGTGGCCAGGGTAAACTGGAGAGGCGGATTGTCGAAGAACATTTCAAAGTTAACTATTCCCATAGGTTTAACGTGGGAAGGATAACAAGAGCTG GTAGATTCGGTCGAGTGATAATCATTTCCAAAGATAACATAACAAATATGCTTCGAACAGAAGTATGGAACGAGCTTCGACAACTAGACGAGTATGTACAGAATATAACAGTGACACTGGACAACGGTGAAACATTTACGTACAGTGAAGAGTGCGCGCGATGGGAAGGGCAATGCTTTACGAACGATATTCTCAACCTGGACAAAATAATCGGCGAG GTGGAACGCGGTGAACTAAATTTAACATTTCCGATCATGTTCAATCCTGTTACGTGGGAGGCTCACGCTTTTCCCGTATTCTTTGGCGGTTCAAAGGTGGTAGATGACATAATAGAATCCGTTCCCGCCGTGCAACTCGTTTGGTTCCTCAGGACCGACACTAAATTGCAGGAGCAAcg AGGTGCTGCATGGGAAGATGCGTTTTTGGATGCTGTTGGTGTAGCAGAAGACACAGGACGGTTTAAGCATATCTCCATATCACGATTTGCATCACGTACGCTTGATCACGAACTCGAAAAGAACACCAGAACCGTCATACCTTTCTTCAGTTCCACGTTTATTTTGATGGGAATTTTCTCAATCGTCACATGTATGATGGGTGATTGGGTTAGATCTAAACCTTGGTTAGGGTTACTTGGGAATATATCAGCTGTAATGGCAACTGCGGCCGCTTTTGGTTGTGCAATTTATTTAGGCATATCTTTCATTGGAATCAATCTTGCCGCACCGTTCTTGATGATTG GAATTGGAATCGATGATACTTTCGTGATGTTGGCGGCGTGGAGACGCACTGCGCCGACGCTCCCTGTACCGGAACGAATGGCAATTATGCTCTCGGAAGCTGCCGTCTCGATTACTATAACTTCTGTGACTGATATGCTATCTTTCTTTATTGGTATCTTCTCACCGTTCCCATCAGTGCAAATTTTCTGCATGTATTCAg GTCTCGCTGTTTGTTTCACCTTTGTTTGGCATCTTACATTTTTCGCTGGATGCGTGGCTGTATCAGGATATCGAGAGAAACAAAATCGACATACGATTACTATGTTAAAAGTTCTACCTGAATCTAGAGCAAGAAAAg AAGAAAAATCATGGCTCTATAGAATATTCTGTAGCGGAGGTATCGACAGCGCGGATCCAAACAATCCTATAGACAACAAAGAGCACTGTATAATGGCATTTTTTCGAACAACCATGGCGAATTTACTCAACAATAACATAGTCAAGGCACTGGTTATAGTTATATTCTTGGCATATTTAGCTGGCGCCGGTTACGGTGTGACCAATTTAAAAGAAGGCTTAGAAAGAAAGAAACTATCGAAAGTTGACTCGTATTCTGTGGAGTTCTTTGATCGTGAAGATCTTTACTACAGGGAATTTCCGTACAGAATacag GTGGTTATAAGTGGAAACTACAATTATTCCGATCCGAAAATCCAGGACGAAGTCGAAACATTAACGCAAAAATTGGAAAATACATCGTATATATCGAATTCACTTTATACAGAGTCGTGGCTTCGAACGTTCGTTACCTATGTAGAAAGAAATAACGactatttaaatgtaaccattGACAATGAAGAAGATTTCATACAAAATCTTAAAGAG ttGTGGCTTTTCCCGGCCAATCCATTTTCACTTGACGTTAAATTCAATGAAGCTGGAAATTCAATCATTGCTTCAAGATTTCTTATTCAagctataaatataagcggTACCAATCATGAAAAGGAAATGGTTAAACATCTTAGAGAAATAGTGGCTCAATCTCCGTTAAATGCTTCTGTGTTCCATCCATATTTCGTATTCTTCGATCag TTCGAACTCGTGAGACCGACATCGATACAAAATCTCTGTTACGGTGCactaatgatgatgataacatCATTTATATTCATCCCAAATATTTTGTGCTCCTTGTGGGTGGCATTCAGTATAATATCTATAGAAGTCGGTGTTGTGGGTTACATGGCATTATGGGACATAAATCTTGACTCGATATctatgattaatttaattatgtgcATAGGTTTCTCTGTAGATTTCACTGCTCATATATGTTACGCGTACATGGCATCTAAAGCAAAGCATCCTAAGCAAAGAGTAAGCGAGTGTCTTTATTCCTTAGGATTACCAATTCTTCAAGGGTCATTTAGTACTATACTTGGTGTAGTTGCCTTGCTGTTAGCTGACAGTTATATATTCTCAGTGTTCTTTAAGATGGTATTTATGGTTATTTTCTTTGGTGCAATGCATGGTCTCTTCCTTTTACCAGTATTGCTATCACTCTTCGGACCAGGTTCATGCACAAGACACgaggaagaatttaaaatatcaaaagtaGAAAAATGTTTCCCTAATCCGTACTGCTTACCGCATCCCCAATTAGTTCTTAACGATCAAATATACAATGGAAAAAACATAAACCCCAACGgcgtttataaaatttacggAGATGACAAAGATCTGGGTATTGGTACTTCGGGTGAAGACACCAGTGAAAGCAGTTCTAATCAATCTCAACGCCGAAATATCGGCAATAACGAAAATAGTAGAAAAAAGTATGAAGACGGGTGGAAGAAATACAACAATTACTGTCAAAGTACGAGCCAGTTTCAGCCGTCAGGTGAGTTAGATTTTTACGGGTATGAAAGTGATCGCACTTGGCAAAGAAGACGTGGTAGCAACAATCGGGTCGACAACTATAAAAATCAAGGACATAGAAATAACGATGTTGTAAGAACAAGAAAAACTAGTGACACGAGTTCGCAACGTGAAGGCACCTACAGGGTGATGAGAACGCACTCTCATCACAATCTTCACAGGCCAAGGGCTCCCAGGCGTACCAATTCTCATCACAACCTCGAACACATAGATTACGTTGCCGAAATGCACTTTCCTTGA
- the LOC123653475 gene encoding patched domain-containing protein 3 isoform X2, whose translation MGCKLTFVDDILNKSFYKLGLIVGKQPGYFIIIPVLLTLLMITGYQRVHYEMDPEYLFSPVSGQGKLERRIVEEHFKVNYSHRFNVGRITRAGRFGRVIIISKDNITNMLRTEVWNELRQLDEYVQNITVTLDNGETFTYSEECARWEGQCFTNDILNLDKIIGEVERGELNLTFPIMFNPVTWEAHAFPVFFGGSKVVDDIIESVPAVQLVWFLRTDTKLQEQRGAAWEDAFLDAVGVAEDTGRFKHISISRFASRTLDHELEKNTRTVIPFFSSTFILMGIFSIVTCMMGDWVRSKPWLGLLGNISAVMATAAAFGCAIYLGISFIGINLAAPFLMIGIGIDDTFVMLAAWRRTAPTLPVPERMAIMLSEAAVSITITSVTDMLSFFIGIFSPFPSVQIFCMYSGLAVCFTFVWHLTFFAGCVAVSGYREKQNRHTITMLKVLPESRARKEKSWLYRIFCSGGIDSADPNNPIDNKEHCIMAFFRTTMANLLNNNIVKALVIVIFLAYLAGAGYGVTNLKEGLERKKLSKVDSYSVEFFDREDLYYREFPYRIQVVISGNYNYSDPKIQDEVETLTQKLENTSYISNSLYTESWLRTFVTYVERNNDYLNVTIDNEEDFIQNLKELWLFPANPFSLDVKFNEAGNSIIASRFLIQAINISGTNHEKEMVKHLREIVAQSPLNASVFHPYFVFFDQFELVRPTSIQNLCYGALMMMITSFIFIPNILCSLWVAFSIISIEVGVVGYMALWDINLDSISMINLIMCIGFSVDFTAHICYAYMASKAKHPKQRVSECLYSLGLPILQGSFSTILGVVALLLADSYIFSVFFKMVFMVIFFGAMHGLFLLPVLLSLFGPGSCTRHEEEFKISKVEKCFPNPYCLPHPQLVLNDQIYNGKNINPNGVYKIYGDDKDLGIGTSGEDTSESSSNQSQRRNIGNNENSRKKYEDGWKKYNNYCQSTSQFQPSGELDFYGYESDRTWQRRRGSNNRVDNYKNQGHRNNDVVRTRKTSDTSSQREGTYRVMRTHSHHNLHRPRAPRRTNSHHNLEHIDYVAEMHFP comes from the exons ATGGGTTGCAAGCTTACATTTGTGGATGACATCCTAAACAAATCGTTCTACAAGCTCGGGCTAATAGTCGGCAAACAACCAGGCTACTTTATCATTATACCAGTCCTTCTAACACTGCTCATGATCACCGGTTACCAGCGTGTGCACTATGAAATGGACCCTGAATATCTGTTTTCACCCGTTAGTGGCCAGGGTAAACTGGAGAGGCGGATTGTCGAAGAACATTTCAAAGTTAACTATTCCCATAGGTTTAACGTGGGAAGGATAACAAGAGCTG GTAGATTCGGTCGAGTGATAATCATTTCCAAAGATAACATAACAAATATGCTTCGAACAGAAGTATGGAACGAGCTTCGACAACTAGACGAGTATGTACAGAATATAACAGTGACACTGGACAACGGTGAAACATTTACGTACAGTGAAGAGTGCGCGCGATGGGAAGGGCAATGCTTTACGAACGATATTCTCAACCTGGACAAAATAATCGGCGAG GTGGAACGCGGTGAACTAAATTTAACATTTCCGATCATGTTCAATCCTGTTACGTGGGAGGCTCACGCTTTTCCCGTATTCTTTGGCGGTTCAAAGGTGGTAGATGACATAATAGAATCCGTTCCCGCCGTGCAACTCGTTTGGTTCCTCAGGACCGACACTAAATTGCAGGAGCAAcg AGGTGCTGCATGGGAAGATGCGTTTTTGGATGCTGTTGGTGTAGCAGAAGACACAGGACGGTTTAAGCATATCTCCATATCACGATTTGCATCACGTACGCTTGATCACGAACTCGAAAAGAACACCAGAACCGTCATACCTTTCTTCAGTTCCACGTTTATTTTGATGGGAATTTTCTCAATCGTCACATGTATGATGGGTGATTGGGTTAGATCTAAACCTTGGTTAGGGTTACTTGGGAATATATCAGCTGTAATGGCAACTGCGGCCGCTTTTGGTTGTGCAATTTATTTAGGCATATCTTTCATTGGAATCAATCTTGCCGCACCGTTCTTGATGATTG GAATTGGAATCGATGATACTTTCGTGATGTTGGCGGCGTGGAGACGCACTGCGCCGACGCTCCCTGTACCGGAACGAATGGCAATTATGCTCTCGGAAGCTGCCGTCTCGATTACTATAACTTCTGTGACTGATATGCTATCTTTCTTTATTGGTATCTTCTCACCGTTCCCATCAGTGCAAATTTTCTGCATGTATTCAg GTCTCGCTGTTTGTTTCACCTTTGTTTGGCATCTTACATTTTTCGCTGGATGCGTGGCTGTATCAGGATATCGAGAGAAACAAAATCGACATACGATTACTATGTTAAAAGTTCTACCTGAATCTAGAGCAAGAAAAg AAAAATCATGGCTCTATAGAATATTCTGTAGCGGAGGTATCGACAGCGCGGATCCAAACAATCCTATAGACAACAAAGAGCACTGTATAATGGCATTTTTTCGAACAACCATGGCGAATTTACTCAACAATAACATAGTCAAGGCACTGGTTATAGTTATATTCTTGGCATATTTAGCTGGCGCCGGTTACGGTGTGACCAATTTAAAAGAAGGCTTAGAAAGAAAGAAACTATCGAAAGTTGACTCGTATTCTGTGGAGTTCTTTGATCGTGAAGATCTTTACTACAGGGAATTTCCGTACAGAATacag GTGGTTATAAGTGGAAACTACAATTATTCCGATCCGAAAATCCAGGACGAAGTCGAAACATTAACGCAAAAATTGGAAAATACATCGTATATATCGAATTCACTTTATACAGAGTCGTGGCTTCGAACGTTCGTTACCTATGTAGAAAGAAATAACGactatttaaatgtaaccattGACAATGAAGAAGATTTCATACAAAATCTTAAAGAG ttGTGGCTTTTCCCGGCCAATCCATTTTCACTTGACGTTAAATTCAATGAAGCTGGAAATTCAATCATTGCTTCAAGATTTCTTATTCAagctataaatataagcggTACCAATCATGAAAAGGAAATGGTTAAACATCTTAGAGAAATAGTGGCTCAATCTCCGTTAAATGCTTCTGTGTTCCATCCATATTTCGTATTCTTCGATCag TTCGAACTCGTGAGACCGACATCGATACAAAATCTCTGTTACGGTGCactaatgatgatgataacatCATTTATATTCATCCCAAATATTTTGTGCTCCTTGTGGGTGGCATTCAGTATAATATCTATAGAAGTCGGTGTTGTGGGTTACATGGCATTATGGGACATAAATCTTGACTCGATATctatgattaatttaattatgtgcATAGGTTTCTCTGTAGATTTCACTGCTCATATATGTTACGCGTACATGGCATCTAAAGCAAAGCATCCTAAGCAAAGAGTAAGCGAGTGTCTTTATTCCTTAGGATTACCAATTCTTCAAGGGTCATTTAGTACTATACTTGGTGTAGTTGCCTTGCTGTTAGCTGACAGTTATATATTCTCAGTGTTCTTTAAGATGGTATTTATGGTTATTTTCTTTGGTGCAATGCATGGTCTCTTCCTTTTACCAGTATTGCTATCACTCTTCGGACCAGGTTCATGCACAAGACACgaggaagaatttaaaatatcaaaagtaGAAAAATGTTTCCCTAATCCGTACTGCTTACCGCATCCCCAATTAGTTCTTAACGATCAAATATACAATGGAAAAAACATAAACCCCAACGgcgtttataaaatttacggAGATGACAAAGATCTGGGTATTGGTACTTCGGGTGAAGACACCAGTGAAAGCAGTTCTAATCAATCTCAACGCCGAAATATCGGCAATAACGAAAATAGTAGAAAAAAGTATGAAGACGGGTGGAAGAAATACAACAATTACTGTCAAAGTACGAGCCAGTTTCAGCCGTCAGGTGAGTTAGATTTTTACGGGTATGAAAGTGATCGCACTTGGCAAAGAAGACGTGGTAGCAACAATCGGGTCGACAACTATAAAAATCAAGGACATAGAAATAACGATGTTGTAAGAACAAGAAAAACTAGTGACACGAGTTCGCAACGTGAAGGCACCTACAGGGTGATGAGAACGCACTCTCATCACAATCTTCACAGGCCAAGGGCTCCCAGGCGTACCAATTCTCATCACAACCTCGAACACATAGATTACGTTGCCGAAATGCACTTTCCTTGA